A window from Aerococcus sp. Group 1 encodes these proteins:
- a CDS encoding 3'-5' exoribonuclease YhaM family protein: MDKRLIYEIPQNEKFDLYILIKNANVRTDRNGRDFIAFTFQDKSGTIDGMYWSAMEDEVEAFQSGRVVRLKGHRELYNGQPQVKISGLRLAHDGEPNDPSLFIADGPMKVEDMKAEIEAGIKSIMHPVLKKIVGSIMTEYDDIFYQYPAAKRHHHAFVGGLAFHTVSMLRLAQAIAKLYPNVDKSLLYAGVILHDTAKVIEFVDPLSGDYSIEGNLIGHISLMGQKISLTAEQLGYRQDEEAVVLLKHMILAHHGKNEFGSPVTPRLLEAEILHRVDDLDAKINMMTSHLKDVEPGEFTPKIMGLEGRSFYHPSDDYYQNI; this comes from the coding sequence ATGGATAAGCGCTTAATTTATGAAATTCCGCAAAATGAAAAATTTGATCTCTATATTTTGATAAAAAATGCTAATGTGCGAACTGACCGCAATGGACGCGACTTCATTGCCTTTACTTTCCAAGATAAATCAGGGACTATTGACGGCATGTATTGGAGTGCTATGGAAGATGAAGTGGAGGCCTTTCAAAGTGGTCGGGTGGTCCGCTTAAAGGGACACCGGGAATTATATAATGGCCAACCCCAAGTGAAGATTTCGGGCTTGCGTCTAGCCCATGATGGTGAACCCAATGACCCGAGCTTGTTTATTGCTGACGGCCCCATGAAGGTAGAAGATATGAAGGCTGAAATTGAAGCGGGTATCAAAAGCATTATGCATCCGGTACTCAAGAAAATTGTGGGCAGCATCATGACCGAATACGATGATATTTTCTACCAATATCCAGCTGCCAAACGACACCACCATGCCTTTGTTGGAGGCTTAGCCTTCCACACCGTTTCCATGTTACGCCTGGCTCAAGCGATTGCTAAACTTTACCCTAATGTGGATAAAAGCTTGCTTTATGCTGGGGTTATCCTCCATGATACCGCTAAGGTGATTGAATTTGTGGATCCTTTAAGTGGGGACTATTCTATTGAGGGGAACCTTATTGGCCATATTTCTTTGATGGGGCAAAAAATTTCCCTCACCGCAGAACAGCTAGGTTACCGCCAAGATGAAGAAGCAGTCGTTTTACTCAAACATATGATTCTTGCCCACCACGGGAAGAATGAATTCGGTAGTCCGGTAACTCCGCGCCTATTGGAAGCTGAAATCCTTCATCGGGTGGATGACCTGGATGCAAAGATTAATATGATGACCAGTCACTTAAAGGATGTTGAGCCTGGTGAATTTACTCCAAAAATTATGGGCTTAGAAGGACGTTCTTTCTACCATCCAAGTGATGACTATTATCAAAATATTTAA
- the ytpR gene encoding YtpR family tRNA-binding protein — MWLSFYNPRGVGDVLMLTSADLPRELIETETLSDVTRIYNKENKETIGYNINNISTYMEIKGTGHVLLEDAQIEQINQLFYEQGFETIKISNEPRIVVGKVLECVDHENSDHLHVTQTQVGPAGVQQIVCGASNIDQGQTVVVALSGAVMPNGQIIWPGELRGVKSNGMICSAYELGLDPDHERQGILVLDDELTPGTPFESIKEQLN; from the coding sequence ATGTGGCTTAGTTTCTACAATCCTCGAGGAGTAGGCGATGTGTTGATGCTGACGTCAGCAGATCTTCCTCGTGAACTAATAGAAACTGAAACGTTGTCCGATGTGACACGTATTTATAACAAGGAAAATAAAGAAACCATTGGTTATAATATCAATAATATTTCGACTTATATGGAAATAAAGGGGACAGGACACGTTCTCTTAGAAGACGCTCAAATTGAGCAAATTAACCAATTATTCTATGAACAAGGTTTTGAAACCATCAAAATCTCAAACGAACCCCGAATTGTGGTAGGAAAGGTACTGGAGTGTGTCGATCATGAAAATTCTGACCACCTACATGTTACCCAAACCCAAGTGGGCCCGGCAGGCGTCCAACAAATTGTTTGTGGGGCAAGTAATATTGACCAAGGACAGACCGTAGTCGTTGCTCTGAGTGGGGCAGTCATGCCCAATGGACAGATTATCTGGCCGGGAGAATTGCGCGGGGTGAAAAGTAATGGCATGATTTGTTCCGCCTATGAATTAGGTCTAGATCCTGACCATGAACGTCAAGGCATCTTAGTGCTTGACGATGAATTGACCCCAGGGACTCCTTTTGAGTCAATCAAAGAGCAATTGAATTAA
- a CDS encoding ABC transporter permease: MTFKELYPKRRLSQQKRIFRYFKYIFNDHFILALAFILAALAFQYSQWLKTLTTFNPLYQWIWLVIATALVMGIGQIASFIQKADTVFLLARERNFKAYFSQALAYSLLLPTGIYALFVGVSYPFLLIHQGLSGGQVFAIFVVMVGLKALQLRSVLEKFHFYSPSKSRLLMVLIAAYSFCQLYFAVRGKIFLALAFVFVMIVIYYLTSKNWQGEKQWDWLKIASEESQRQERVNQVLSLFVDVPTVQRAVKRRKCLDPLLMSSNNNPYYFLYQRAFFRSQDYFNLWFRLTVLATLLVYFLPSHPLTYCLGLLMLYASHFQILPLYRRYYKHPLMKIYPLDQGQALPAFRRFLYLPIGLQTALLTMTFLMSKSWQDSVIFLILAGLMTILFTRVYLPRRLRGKNRLLEKLHR; this comes from the coding sequence ATGACCTTTAAAGAGCTCTATCCCAAACGCCGTCTAAGTCAGCAAAAACGAATTTTCCGTTATTTTAAATATATTTTTAATGACCACTTTATTTTAGCTCTGGCCTTTATTTTAGCGGCCTTAGCCTTTCAATATAGCCAGTGGCTAAAGACTTTAACGACTTTTAACCCGCTTTACCAATGGATCTGGCTAGTCATTGCCACGGCCTTAGTGATGGGGATAGGACAGATAGCTAGCTTCATTCAAAAGGCGGATACGGTCTTTTTACTGGCTCGGGAAAGGAACTTTAAAGCTTACTTTAGCCAGGCCCTAGCCTATAGCTTACTTCTGCCGACGGGGATCTATGCCTTATTTGTGGGGGTATCTTATCCCTTCTTACTGATTCACCAAGGCTTGTCAGGGGGCCAGGTCTTTGCCATCTTTGTGGTAATGGTCGGCTTGAAGGCTCTCCAGTTACGGTCAGTTTTGGAAAAATTTCATTTTTACAGTCCCAGCAAAAGTAGGCTCTTGATGGTTTTGATTGCAGCTTATAGCTTTTGTCAGTTGTATTTTGCTGTACGTGGAAAGATCTTTTTGGCCCTGGCTTTTGTTTTTGTGATGATTGTCATCTATTATCTGACCAGTAAAAACTGGCAGGGTGAAAAGCAATGGGATTGGTTAAAGATTGCAAGTGAGGAAAGCCAACGCCAAGAAAGGGTTAACCAGGTTTTGAGCCTGTTTGTGGATGTACCTACGGTTCAAAGGGCGGTTAAGCGGCGGAAATGTTTAGATCCACTGCTTATGTCCAGCAATAACAATCCCTACTATTTCCTCTACCAAAGGGCCTTTTTTCGGAGTCAAGATTATTTCAATTTATGGTTCAGACTCACTGTCCTAGCGACTCTCTTGGTTTATTTCTTACCTAGTCACCCGCTGACCTACTGCTTAGGACTTTTAATGCTTTATGCCAGTCATTTTCAAATTTTACCGCTCTATCGTCGCTATTATAAGCATCCCTTAATGAAAATCTACCCCCTAGACCAGGGGCAAGCTTTACCTGCTTTTCGTCGCTTTTTATACCTGCCGATAGGCTTGCAGACGGCTTTGCTTACGATGACTTTCCTAATGAGCAAATCCTGGCAAGACAGTGTGATTTTCTTGATTTTAGCGGGATTAATGACTATCCTTTTCACCCGGGTCTATTTACCCCGTCGCCTACGAGGAAAAAATCGTCTCTTGGAAAAATTACATAGATAA
- a CDS encoding peptidylprolyl isomerase, producing MKFKKKFTLGLVSSLCAFTLAACQSQSNDSAVATGDDIKITQGQLNDQMKKVAGDQTLRQLILSEISKQEVGKDRYKEIEQETDQQIAATKAQVGDNDKFQNVLKSSGVPSEEAYKESLIQYTLTQEALKKNIPVSDEELKKAYEDYEPAAEISHILVEDENEAKDIIKQLDQGGDFSALAKEHSKDPGSKEKGGSLGQVEKGQMVKEFEDAAFKLNEGEYTKEPVKSQYGYHIIKLDKKGQKSSFEDEKDNLTEQVKNKKMQDPSTLLQVTSDLLKKYNIDIKDSDLKSALDQFKPKEEDKKADKDSKEKSKDQGKKPDNKDDQKGQENSQSQAESDKK from the coding sequence ATGAAATTTAAGAAAAAATTCACCCTGGGCCTAGTTTCTAGTCTATGCGCCTTCACTCTGGCAGCTTGCCAAAGCCAAAGCAATGACAGCGCTGTGGCGACCGGCGATGATATTAAAATTACCCAAGGTCAATTGAATGACCAAATGAAGAAAGTTGCCGGCGATCAGACCCTTCGCCAACTCATCCTTTCTGAAATCTCTAAACAAGAAGTGGGTAAGGACCGTTATAAGGAAATTGAACAAGAAACTGACCAACAAATTGCGGCAACCAAGGCCCAAGTTGGTGATAACGACAAATTCCAAAATGTCCTCAAAAGTTCCGGCGTACCTTCTGAAGAAGCCTACAAAGAATCACTAATCCAATACACCCTCACCCAAGAGGCCCTCAAGAAAAATATTCCTGTTTCAGACGAAGAATTAAAGAAAGCCTACGAAGACTATGAACCCGCTGCGGAAATTTCGCATATCTTAGTAGAAGATGAAAATGAAGCCAAGGATATTATCAAACAATTAGACCAAGGTGGCGACTTTAGTGCATTAGCTAAAGAACACAGTAAAGATCCAGGCAGCAAAGAAAAAGGAGGGTCTTTAGGTCAAGTTGAAAAAGGCCAAATGGTCAAAGAATTTGAAGACGCTGCCTTCAAACTAAACGAAGGGGAATACACCAAGGAACCGGTCAAATCCCAGTACGGTTACCACATCATTAAATTAGATAAAAAGGGTCAAAAAAGTAGCTTTGAAGATGAAAAAGATAATTTAACTGAACAAGTGAAGAATAAGAAAATGCAAGACCCTTCTACCCTCCTCCAAGTCACCAGTGACCTTTTGAAGAAATACAATATTGACATTAAGGACTCCGACCTAAAATCTGCTCTCGACCAATTCAAACCAAAAGAAGAGGACAAGAAAGCAGATAAAGATTCTAAAGAAAAATCAAAAGACCAAGGCAAAAAACCAGACAATAAAGACGATCAAAAAGGACAAGAAAACAGCCAAAGCCAAGCAGAATCTGATAAAAAATAG
- a CDS encoding glycosyltransferase family 8 protein: MNLLFAVDDHYVEPMLTTLYSIYKNTAKRDYQVYILQKQPLAARNQIDRFLQTMGMTYHPVLVDQDIFKEAPVSKRYPETIYYRLLAHYFLPDQLEKILYLDADILCINDVSPLYETELGNNLYGAASHAKLTKITDQINKLRLGNSQADHYYNSGVLLMNLKAIRQKVKAEDIFDFIHENRYQLILPDQDVLNALYSQYIYDVPDQIYNYDVRYSKLYDLISEGEWTHDWVINHGVLLHFCGKKKPWQRKHLDNFGLLYAHYDHKRKLFTNVK, encoded by the coding sequence ATGAACTTATTATTTGCCGTTGATGACCACTATGTGGAGCCCATGCTAACCACGCTTTACTCCATCTATAAAAACACAGCCAAACGTGACTATCAAGTTTATATCTTGCAAAAACAGCCCCTAGCGGCCCGCAATCAAATTGATCGCTTTTTACAAACTATGGGAATGACTTACCACCCGGTGCTTGTTGATCAAGATATTTTTAAAGAGGCACCGGTTTCTAAACGCTATCCAGAGACTATCTACTACCGCTTGCTAGCCCACTATTTCTTGCCTGATCAGTTAGAGAAGATCCTTTACTTAGATGCTGATATTCTCTGTATTAATGATGTATCGCCCTTATATGAAACTGAACTAGGAAATAATTTATATGGGGCAGCCAGTCACGCTAAGCTGACTAAGATTACTGACCAGATCAATAAATTGCGCTTAGGGAATAGCCAGGCTGACCACTATTATAATTCTGGAGTTTTATTGATGAATCTTAAGGCGATACGACAAAAGGTGAAAGCCGAAGATATTTTTGACTTTATCCATGAAAATCGCTATCAATTAATTCTGCCTGATCAGGATGTCCTCAATGCCTTGTATAGCCAGTATATCTATGATGTGCCAGATCAAATTTACAACTATGATGTCCGCTATAGTAAACTTTATGACTTGATTAGTGAAGGGGAGTGGACCCATGATTGGGTCATTAATCACGGGGTCCTCTTACATTTTTGTGGCAAGAAAAAACCTTGGCAAAGGAAGCACTTGGATAACTTTGGTCTGCTTTATGCCCACTATGACCATAAGCGGAAATTATTTACCAATGTCAAATAA
- a CDS encoding phosphotransferase family protein, translating to MEFQFDKEWTLHPIGGDTGQAFMGTHNQERIFLKRNSSPFLAALSMEGITPRLIWTKRTASGDVYSAQEWLYGHTLSAQEIQQGIVTKLMSRYHHSDNLYNMLVKIGGKTYKPEDFLHEFENNLSEDLDSLTYINSVKDYLYDTLSFVQNARRTVCHSDLNRRNFILSEDHRLYLVDWEKVCIADPIFDITQLLVQYIPLEDWDHWFDLYNLHVSEETYLRIEWYSLMNLLFLIKADYQKKRIYHINDSILLLRHIYENRYFKSSNQEKPITSWTID from the coding sequence ATGGAGTTCCAATTCGATAAAGAATGGACCTTGCACCCAATAGGTGGCGATACTGGCCAAGCTTTTATGGGAACACATAATCAAGAGCGGATATTTCTGAAGCGAAATTCTTCTCCTTTTTTAGCTGCCTTGTCCATGGAGGGGATTACCCCCCGCTTGATCTGGACCAAAAGAACTGCTAGCGGTGACGTTTACTCCGCTCAAGAATGGCTTTATGGACACACCCTGTCAGCCCAAGAAATCCAGCAAGGCATCGTGACTAAGTTAATGTCACGCTACCACCACTCTGACAATCTCTATAATATGTTGGTGAAGATTGGTGGAAAAACCTATAAACCTGAAGATTTCTTACACGAATTTGAAAACAATCTTAGTGAGGATCTGGACTCCCTAACCTATATTAATAGTGTTAAGGATTACCTCTATGACACCTTGTCTTTTGTGCAAAACGCCCGGCGCACTGTTTGCCATAGCGATCTCAACCGCCGTAATTTTATTTTGTCAGAAGACCATCGCTTATACTTGGTAGACTGGGAGAAGGTCTGCATTGCTGACCCCATTTTTGACATTACCCAGCTCTTAGTCCAATACATTCCCTTGGAAGATTGGGACCACTGGTTCGACCTTTATAACTTACATGTCAGTGAAGAAACCTATTTGCGGATTGAATGGTATTCTTTAATGAACTTACTCTTTTTAATTAAGGCCGACTACCAGAAAAAACGTATTTATCACATCAATGATAGTATTTTATTACTCAGACACATTTATGAAAACCGTTATTTTAAAAGCAGCAATCAAGAGAAACCCATCACTTCCTGGACAATTGACTAG
- a CDS encoding ABC transporter ATP-binding protein — translation MTLSVEHLSGGYSNYTVLHDLNFSVQAGEIVGLIGLNGAGKSTTIKHILGLLKPSAGEILVNGHSLAEDNQAYRQALSYIPEQPILYPELTLREHIQVIALAYHIDPDQAMANAEPLLERFRLTERLDWLPIHFSKGMKQKVMIVCAMLVDTMLYIIDEPFVGLDPLGIDDFTQLLLKKRQAGAAILMSTHILSSAEHYCDRFIFLHEGQIKAQGTLLEIRQRFNKADASLDELYVDLVRGQSHDL, via the coding sequence ATGACACTATCTGTAGAACATTTAAGTGGGGGTTATAGTAATTATACGGTCCTCCACGATTTAAATTTTTCCGTTCAAGCTGGTGAAATTGTTGGATTGATTGGCTTGAATGGGGCTGGCAAATCAACCACTATTAAGCATATTTTAGGTCTGCTCAAGCCGAGTGCGGGGGAGATATTGGTGAATGGCCATTCACTGGCTGAGGATAACCAGGCCTACCGTCAAGCCCTTAGCTATATCCCCGAACAACCGATCCTCTATCCAGAGCTCACTTTACGCGAGCATATCCAAGTCATCGCCTTGGCCTACCATATTGACCCAGACCAAGCCATGGCTAATGCCGAGCCGCTCTTAGAACGTTTTCGTTTAACCGAACGATTGGACTGGTTACCCATCCATTTTTCTAAGGGCATGAAGCAAAAGGTCATGATTGTTTGTGCTATGTTAGTGGATACCATGCTATACATTATTGATGAACCCTTTGTCGGTTTAGATCCACTGGGAATTGATGACTTTACTCAATTATTACTGAAGAAACGCCAAGCCGGGGCAGCAATTTTAATGTCAACCCATATCCTCTCCAGCGCTGAGCACTACTGTGACCGCTTTATCTTTCTCCATGAGGGACAAATTAAAGCCCAAGGGACTTTGCTGGAGATCCGTCAGCGCTTCAATAAGGCAGACGCCAGCTTGGATGAACTCTATGTTGACTTAGTAAGAGGGCAGAGCCATGACCTTTAA
- the trmB gene encoding tRNA (guanosine(46)-N7)-methyltransferase TrmB: protein MRVRHKPWAKDLIAQHPEWVITDPYDKKGHWHEIFVNDHPIHVEVGTGKGQFLIEMAKTYPEINFIGIEMISDVLVMALQKAMETELSNLRFIRGDGNHVSDMFVQDEVSEIYLNFSDPWPKKRHAKRRLTHENFLKQYQHILKPDGHLIFKTDNQGLFEYSLTSLSHYGMVLDDVSLDLHNSGVTDNIMTEYEAKFSQKGQRIYCLIAHFRVEG from the coding sequence ATGCGTGTACGTCACAAACCCTGGGCAAAAGACCTGATCGCCCAACACCCTGAATGGGTGATTACTGACCCTTACGACAAAAAAGGCCACTGGCATGAAATATTTGTCAATGATCATCCTATCCATGTGGAAGTGGGTACCGGAAAGGGCCAATTTCTGATTGAAATGGCTAAGACTTATCCTGAGATTAATTTTATCGGCATTGAAATGATTTCTGATGTCTTAGTCATGGCTCTACAGAAAGCCATGGAGACTGAATTAAGCAACCTGCGTTTTATCCGCGGAGATGGTAACCATGTTAGCGACATGTTTGTCCAAGATGAAGTTAGTGAAATTTACTTAAACTTTTCCGATCCTTGGCCCAAAAAACGCCATGCTAAACGCCGCTTGACCCATGAGAACTTTCTCAAGCAATACCAGCATATCTTAAAGCCAGACGGCCACTTGATTTTCAAGACGGATAACCAAGGACTTTTTGAGTACTCCTTAACCTCGCTCTCCCATTACGGAATGGTCTTAGATGATGTATCTTTGGACCTCCACAATAGTGGGGTAACAGATAATATCATGACCGAGTATGAGGCCAAGTTCTCTCAAAAAGGGCAGCGTATTTACTGCTTAATTGCTCATTTTAGAGTTGAGGGATAG
- a CDS encoding HIT family protein: MEDCIFCKIANREIPTNLVYEDEVVTAFLDNSQVTKGHTLLVPKKHLKDIFDYDVKDAGAIFRRIPIIVEAIKKAFPDVEGINILNNNGEIAYQSVFHSHIHIIPRYQKEEGFAVKFTNNGDNYSDEDLAKIAKTINENIEV; the protein is encoded by the coding sequence ATGGAAGATTGCATTTTCTGTAAAATCGCAAACCGGGAAATCCCCACTAATCTAGTCTATGAAGACGAAGTAGTCACTGCTTTCTTAGATAATTCTCAAGTTACCAAGGGGCACACCCTACTCGTTCCAAAAAAACATCTGAAAGATATCTTTGACTACGATGTCAAGGATGCTGGAGCGATTTTTAGACGGATTCCTATTATTGTCGAAGCCATTAAGAAGGCCTTCCCAGACGTAGAAGGAATTAACATCTTAAATAACAACGGTGAAATTGCCTATCAATCGGTCTTCCATTCTCACATTCACATCATTCCTCGCTACCAAAAAGAGGAAGGTTTTGCTGTCAAATTTACCAATAACGGTGACAATTATAGTGATGAAGACTTAGCCAAAATTGCTAAAACCATTAACGAAAATATTGAGGTGTAG
- a CDS encoding AAA family ATPase: MKLQAIDIFGYGKFVHRQFQLTDDFNVFLGPNGSGKSTLMSFVLSIMFGFPNQRRKGSRDFDTNDQVRFGGRLYFKDTQWGDCAIERTRANGKQVLKMSIAGQEAKEVDHFKQLFGDLTRDTYLAYFGFTEPDLMQFIWESEEDFARSLVNLGVTGKLSLSQEVDQLQADADSLYRPQGQNPKLNQEMVELERQNQDLVAARQEEDAYFDLDQELSDKKAALAEVQSAEQNARQSLMDLEKADQQSASDEERVALGFELAQYDGPRFSDKDVDQWQNIVNTKDRLVEEYQELNPEGFVIMDSVEAEPEEELNTGGQWISDHLGISEQMLAEARAYREQIRQNENLHDQIVEKRYQESRLLSALGAETIDELPRDFTNEEREEWQKRQKAIDSRRVFYKNTKAGLENLMEDRESLGQERQEISSNYDDFKATVYKYTQSWIRPIGMTLLAVGIICYAISLFHTSPFWRGAGMPALILGLIFVLIAWFQERKGKHYVNEEEKAYQLDLRDIDSETAEIQRQIDNQNQQIAELEEESKQFTKDLEAFLQAKGGSPYIMPLVWLQTDYVKQIEDLEREINQLIHQSGAGAFGQAHQAEWSDYRQASHNQALSLDSLFQQFEDDYHNYRLYAANLDYEDQEQKAKQARLSQLADHIDQLEKTEENFLKQYNLTDRADLEKALTAYGQFKDKEARYQFLNQYLDKKASALNEDEAEVSEKIKTTKDQINSYEGQRQVLLADIARIENQLKQMKNSQALQAMEQDKQEQVDQSYDTAVAWASDTLAAKTMEEATLGQGQDTVQRVLAQANRYLFDLTNTKFEKMRYTDDSVEVYQPMRDQWTSVNQLSRGEKALLFVAMRFAFLDAQLGHQDLPILIDEGFAHLDQEYRQNIYRFLKEKSLSRQIIVFTFDQEITQGLHSDQVHHLEA; the protein is encoded by the coding sequence ATGAAATTACAAGCAATCGACATCTTTGGCTATGGGAAATTTGTCCACCGCCAATTTCAATTGACGGATGACTTTAATGTTTTCCTAGGCCCAAACGGGTCGGGAAAATCGACTTTGATGAGCTTCGTTCTAAGTATCATGTTCGGTTTCCCCAACCAACGACGAAAGGGGAGCCGTGATTTTGATACCAATGACCAAGTTCGCTTCGGGGGGCGTCTATATTTTAAGGATACTCAATGGGGCGATTGTGCCATTGAACGTACCCGGGCCAATGGTAAGCAAGTCTTAAAAATGTCTATTGCCGGTCAAGAAGCCAAGGAAGTTGATCATTTTAAACAACTTTTTGGAGATTTGACCCGGGATACCTATTTAGCCTATTTTGGCTTTACTGAACCTGATTTAATGCAATTTATCTGGGAATCGGAAGAAGATTTTGCCCGTAGTTTAGTCAACTTAGGTGTGACTGGTAAGCTCTCTCTTAGCCAGGAAGTCGACCAATTACAAGCGGATGCCGACAGCCTCTACCGGCCCCAAGGACAAAATCCTAAGCTTAACCAAGAAATGGTTGAACTAGAAAGGCAAAACCAAGACTTGGTGGCTGCCCGTCAAGAGGAAGACGCCTATTTTGACTTGGACCAAGAATTGTCAGATAAAAAGGCGGCCTTGGCAGAAGTTCAAAGTGCTGAACAAAATGCTCGACAAAGCTTAATGGACTTAGAAAAGGCTGACCAACAGAGCGCCTCTGATGAAGAGCGGGTAGCACTGGGCTTTGAACTCGCCCAATATGATGGACCACGTTTTTCAGACAAGGATGTTGACCAATGGCAAAACATTGTGAACACCAAGGACCGCTTGGTTGAGGAGTATCAGGAGCTCAACCCTGAGGGCTTTGTGATTATGGATTCTGTAGAAGCGGAACCAGAAGAAGAATTGAATACTGGGGGACAATGGATCAGTGACCATCTCGGCATTAGTGAGCAAATGTTGGCTGAAGCCCGGGCTTACCGGGAACAAATCCGGCAAAATGAGAATCTCCATGATCAAATTGTCGAGAAACGTTACCAAGAAAGCCGCTTACTTTCAGCCTTAGGAGCTGAAACCATTGATGAATTGCCGCGTGATTTCACCAACGAAGAGCGCGAAGAATGGCAAAAACGCCAAAAAGCTATCGATAGCCGCCGGGTCTTCTACAAAAATACCAAAGCCGGCCTAGAAAACTTGATGGAAGACCGGGAAAGTCTTGGCCAAGAACGTCAAGAGATTTCCAGCAACTATGATGACTTCAAAGCCACTGTTTATAAATATACCCAGTCCTGGATTCGTCCGATTGGGATGACCTTATTAGCTGTTGGTATAATATGTTATGCGATTTCACTCTTCCACACCAGTCCTTTCTGGCGGGGAGCGGGAATGCCCGCTTTAATACTCGGTTTAATCTTTGTCTTAATTGCCTGGTTCCAAGAACGCAAAGGGAAACACTATGTTAATGAAGAAGAGAAGGCCTACCAATTAGACTTACGCGATATCGATAGTGAAACGGCTGAAATCCAACGCCAAATCGATAATCAAAACCAACAAATTGCAGAACTAGAGGAAGAATCCAAGCAATTTACCAAGGATTTAGAGGCTTTCTTACAAGCTAAGGGTGGGTCCCCTTACATCATGCCCCTGGTTTGGCTACAAACCGACTATGTGAAACAAATTGAAGATTTGGAAAGGGAAATTAACCAACTGATCCATCAAAGTGGGGCAGGCGCTTTTGGGCAAGCTCATCAAGCGGAATGGTCAGATTACCGCCAAGCAAGCCATAATCAGGCCCTGTCACTGGATTCCTTATTCCAACAGTTTGAAGATGACTACCACAATTATCGACTTTATGCGGCTAATCTTGATTATGAAGACCAAGAACAAAAAGCCAAGCAAGCCCGTCTCAGCCAGTTAGCTGACCATATTGACCAACTTGAAAAAACTGAGGAGAACTTCCTAAAACAATACAACTTAACCGACCGCGCAGACCTAGAAAAAGCCTTGACTGCCTATGGTCAATTTAAGGACAAAGAAGCTCGCTACCAATTCTTAAACCAATATCTGGATAAAAAGGCTTCAGCTTTAAATGAAGATGAAGCGGAAGTTAGCGAAAAAATTAAGACCACCAAAGACCAAATCAATAGCTATGAAGGCCAAAGACAAGTCTTACTTGCTGATATTGCGCGGATTGAAAATCAATTGAAGCAAATGAAAAACAGCCAAGCTTTACAAGCTATGGAACAAGACAAGCAAGAACAAGTTGATCAATCCTATGATACCGCGGTCGCTTGGGCCAGTGATACCTTGGCGGCTAAGACGATGGAAGAAGCAACTTTGGGACAAGGCCAAGATACGGTCCAACGAGTTCTTGCCCAAGCCAATCGCTATCTCTTCGATTTAACCAATACTAAATTCGAAAAGATGCGCTATACTGATGACAGTGTCGAAGTCTATCAACCGATGCGAGACCAATGGACCAGTGTTAACCAACTATCCCGTGGGGAGAAGGCTCTCTTGTTTGTGGCTATGCGATTTGCCTTCTTAGACGCCCAACTTGGCCACCAAGACTTGCCAATTCTGATTGACGAAGGTTTTGCTCATTTAGACCAAGAATACCGACAAAATATTTATCGCTTCTTGAAAGAAAAGAGTCTATCCCGTCAAATTATTGTCTTTACCTTTGACCAAGAAATTACCCAAGGCTTACATTCCGACCAAGTTCATCACTTAGAAGCATAG
- a CDS encoding putative lipoprotein, protein MVKKALINQLKNSVFPNEQKQSYALAGSLFACGVVIGGVAAALIYDQVQAHKAKDGMEVLEAVKDHFKKDGDIEGSWIELQPVHVNRFGQEQKLYYGGISRLENNKVVQYEFYADAITGNIVDIFAID, encoded by the coding sequence ATGGTAAAAAAAGCATTAATTAATCAATTAAAAAATAGCGTTTTCCCTAATGAGCAAAAACAAAGCTATGCCCTGGCCGGCAGCCTCTTTGCTTGCGGTGTAGTCATTGGTGGCGTTGCTGCGGCTTTGATTTATGACCAAGTCCAAGCTCATAAGGCTAAAGACGGCATGGAAGTTTTAGAAGCCGTTAAGGACCACTTTAAAAAAGACGGTGACATCGAGGGCTCTTGGATTGAACTCCAACCGGTCCATGTTAACCGTTTTGGCCAAGAACAAAAGCTCTACTACGGCGGTATCTCCCGTTTAGAAAATAATAAGGTCGTTCAATATGAATTCTATGCCGACGCAATCACAGGGAATATTGTTGATATTTTTGCTATTGACTAA